One part of the Salinivirga cyanobacteriivorans genome encodes these proteins:
- a CDS encoding two-component regulator propeller domain-containing protein — translation MKYVLVFLAGLCVLPYLNAQKTYRYNFDRYTNEQGLSQGQVFDISQDKTGRIWIATYSGGITILDGQKETYLSVKDGMPSYSTTSLFLDKKERMWIGTANGPCYYDGYSVRKPVISEPVQKLFVWDIAADQNGKIWLATDQGIWHIKNDTVYVADPAIMQYPFYKISKQPEKNQLWFCSGIAGPMVLQKDSLTKAQISITDDVLIEDLFFTSEAHVFVASTMGLFDCKVEGTKLMVQSRKIHDHHAITMEIDKAGRLWVGTDEAGLFIFDENGNIKNITAYQGIGFNRIYKIFKDSQQNIWIGTDGAGVSIFKGFNFAELRIEELYQPSFVMDVHIDKAKNMWIATEGQGLIKISESKHEHFTTDNGLSSNFTNEIVSSENGEVYVATNTGITVFKNGKINYLRKPAHLVTNLIESLMLDEKGQLWAGTFGQGLQCVNTQKLFSSANGLSSDYIWDILQADDKRIFVATDQGVNIIKDNKVVDTINKEDGLLNERISSLLQDRYGNFWFAAEGGLAWYNNDLLKYYPISELANSHIFYSIIEDKYGRILLGTENGIVLLNTDKNGVIYGTHQYSRNTGFFGIECNSNAVTKNEKGEIFWGTVNGVTKQKPTKEIQTRIVADPFIRSIQLLENKDHLHGYADSVAPWFNLPVNLHLPYSKKNVTINYGAPEFVNQDNLLYRYKLEGLDEAWSKPGEQTQVSYNHLSSGTYTFRVQTLHSDYMDKPAGEKTYTFTIDTPLYQTWWFRIIMSVTLVTIVLLLWNYRIYALRKRKTTLQKLVRERTMQLSRQKNQLEKANKEIRQSAQLKEQFLANTSHEMRTPLNVVIGYSNLMLNARLDKQHKRYMENIRSSGEHLKVIINDLLDLSKIEANKLTLNNTSFNYRRIIINTFNVFRIEAENKGLKAELNIQRPIHKIIGDPVRLTQILSNLLRNAVKFTEEGFIGITTKEEKIDEKNIVVHIQIKDSGIGIPDSKINQIFESFTQVKGNLTRKYGGTGLGLAIVKKLVELHDGDITVDSKENKGTVFNVSLPYQISTENETPLIEDYKIRFEKILENTSIIIVDDNEINLSLAIETLQKFNSSLNIEVAYNGKEAIEILSKKDFDLVIMDIQMPVMDGYEATKLIRNREDHKRNIPILGMTAHAMKDERTRCLDLGMNEYLSKPFSPADLLNKIKKILDISPSSQVKPNIPNKEGNNGFKTIDIRKIKAIVGDSMEKEIKYLKLLQKNAPDFIQKIDRGIQKNDFRVIKVSAHSLKSTFRYYGAEDLMNLSKQVELLAEQAHDQPKIERLLKEIQEKWANVEKELTAYFSKQN, via the coding sequence ATGAAATATGTTTTAGTTTTTCTGGCGGGATTGTGTGTGCTGCCATATTTAAATGCTCAAAAAACTTATCGGTATAACTTTGACAGGTATACAAATGAACAAGGTTTATCGCAGGGGCAGGTTTTTGACATCAGCCAGGATAAAACCGGCCGGATATGGATTGCAACCTATTCAGGCGGCATAACAATTCTCGATGGACAAAAAGAAACATACCTCTCTGTTAAAGACGGCATGCCCTCCTATTCCACAACTTCGCTCTTTCTTGACAAAAAAGAACGCATGTGGATCGGAACAGCCAATGGCCCCTGCTATTATGACGGCTATTCTGTAAGAAAACCAGTAATAAGCGAACCTGTCCAAAAACTATTTGTATGGGATATTGCAGCAGACCAAAATGGTAAAATCTGGTTGGCAACCGATCAGGGAATTTGGCATATTAAAAACGATACGGTATACGTTGCTGACCCAGCCATTATGCAATATCCGTTTTACAAAATATCCAAACAGCCAGAAAAAAATCAATTATGGTTCTGCTCTGGAATTGCTGGTCCAATGGTATTACAAAAAGACTCCCTCACAAAAGCTCAAATTTCTATTACAGATGATGTGCTCATCGAAGATCTGTTTTTCACATCTGAAGCACATGTTTTTGTGGCATCTACAATGGGCCTGTTCGACTGCAAAGTTGAAGGCACAAAGCTGATGGTTCAATCAAGAAAAATTCACGACCACCATGCCATAACCATGGAAATTGATAAAGCTGGGCGCCTCTGGGTTGGTACAGATGAAGCCGGTTTATTTATTTTCGACGAAAACGGTAATATTAAAAACATTACAGCTTATCAAGGCATTGGCTTTAACCGTATTTACAAAATATTTAAAGATAGCCAGCAAAACATATGGATCGGTACAGATGGCGCAGGTGTATCGATATTCAAAGGATTTAATTTTGCTGAACTGCGCATCGAAGAACTCTACCAACCTTCATTCGTAATGGATGTGCATATTGACAAAGCAAAAAATATGTGGATAGCAACTGAAGGTCAGGGATTAATAAAAATATCAGAAAGCAAACATGAGCATTTCACAACAGATAATGGCCTGAGCAGCAACTTTACAAACGAAATTGTTTCTTCGGAAAATGGGGAGGTATATGTAGCAACAAATACTGGTATTACAGTTTTTAAAAATGGTAAAATAAATTATCTCAGAAAGCCGGCCCACCTGGTTACAAACCTAATAGAGTCACTCATGCTTGATGAAAAGGGACAATTATGGGCAGGGACATTTGGTCAGGGCTTACAATGTGTCAATACCCAAAAATTGTTTTCTTCAGCAAATGGTTTAAGTTCAGACTACATTTGGGATATTCTGCAGGCAGACGATAAAAGAATTTTTGTAGCCACCGATCAGGGTGTAAATATTATTAAAGACAATAAAGTAGTAGATACGATTAACAAAGAAGACGGGCTGCTAAATGAACGCATAAGCTCCCTGTTACAGGACCGATACGGGAACTTTTGGTTTGCAGCTGAGGGTGGCCTGGCCTGGTATAATAATGATTTACTAAAGTATTACCCCATTTCTGAATTAGCAAACAGCCATATTTTTTATTCCATCATAGAAGATAAATATGGCCGGATTTTATTGGGTACAGAAAATGGCATCGTTTTACTCAATACAGATAAAAACGGTGTAATTTACGGAACACACCAATACTCCCGAAATACGGGCTTCTTTGGTATTGAATGCAACTCCAATGCCGTAACAAAAAATGAAAAAGGAGAAATTTTTTGGGGCACAGTGAATGGCGTTACCAAACAAAAACCAACTAAAGAAATTCAAACCAGAATTGTAGCAGATCCATTTATTCGTTCAATTCAGCTTTTAGAAAACAAAGACCATTTGCACGGTTATGCCGACTCCGTGGCACCCTGGTTCAATTTACCAGTGAACCTGCATTTACCCTACAGCAAAAAGAATGTAACTATAAACTACGGAGCTCCTGAATTTGTAAACCAGGATAATTTGCTCTACCGTTACAAACTGGAAGGATTGGATGAAGCCTGGTCAAAACCCGGGGAGCAGACACAAGTAAGTTACAATCACTTATCTTCGGGCACCTATACATTCCGTGTGCAAACCCTACACAGCGATTACATGGACAAACCTGCCGGTGAAAAAACCTACACTTTTACCATAGACACACCCCTTTATCAAACATGGTGGTTCCGTATTATAATGAGTGTAACACTTGTAACCATTGTATTACTACTGTGGAACTATAGAATATATGCTTTACGAAAAAGAAAAACCACACTTCAAAAACTTGTAAGAGAACGAACAATGCAGTTATCGAGGCAAAAAAACCAACTCGAAAAAGCCAACAAAGAAATACGGCAAAGTGCTCAGCTTAAAGAGCAATTTTTGGCCAATACCAGCCACGAAATGCGAACTCCGCTGAATGTTGTCATTGGCTACAGCAACCTTATGCTTAATGCCCGTTTGGACAAGCAACACAAACGATATATGGAAAATATCAGGTCATCAGGCGAACATCTAAAAGTAATTATCAATGACTTGCTGGACCTTTCAAAAATAGAAGCAAACAAGCTTACATTAAACAACACATCTTTTAATTACAGGCGCATCATCATCAATACCTTCAATGTTTTTCGCATTGAGGCTGAAAACAAGGGACTTAAAGCCGAATTAAATATTCAACGACCGATACATAAAATTATTGGAGACCCGGTAAGGCTCACACAGATACTTTCGAATTTATTACGCAATGCAGTAAAATTTACAGAAGAAGGTTTTATCGGAATAACTACAAAAGAGGAAAAAATTGATGAAAAAAACATTGTAGTCCACATACAAATTAAAGACAGTGGCATAGGCATTCCCGACAGTAAAATAAATCAGATATTTGAAAGTTTTACACAGGTAAAAGGAAACCTGACACGTAAATATGGTGGAACCGGACTGGGCCTGGCTATAGTAAAAAAATTAGTAGAACTTCATGATGGAGACATAACTGTTGATAGCAAAGAAAACAAGGGAACGGTTTTTAATGTATCACTACCCTATCAAATATCAACTGAAAACGAGACACCACTAATTGAAGATTATAAAATCAGATTTGAAAAGATACTGGAAAATACATCTATTATTATTGTTGATGACAATGAAATAAATCTTTCTCTGGCAATTGAAACACTACAGAAATTCAACAGCAGTCTCAATATAGAAGTAGCATACAATGGCAAAGAGGCAATTGAAATCCTCTCTAAAAAAGATTTTGATTTAGTTATAATGGATATTCAAATGCCTGTGATGGATGGATATGAAGCGACAAAATTAATTCGAAACCGCGAAGACCATAAACGCAATATCCCGATTTTAGGGATGACAGCCCATGCAATGAAAGATGAACGCACACGCTGCCTTGACCTGGGTATGAATGAATACCTGTCTAAACCGTTTTCTCCAGCTGATTTGTTAAACAAAATCAAAAAAATACTCGATATCTCACCTTCATCCCAGGTAAAACCTAACATACCAAACAAAGAAGGAAACAATGGTTTTAAAACAATCGACATTAGAAAAATCAAAGCGATTGTTGGAGACTCAATGGAGAAGGAAATTAAATATTTAAAATTACTTCAAAAAAATGCTCCTGACTTTATTCAAAAAATAGACAGAGGCATCCAAAAAAACGATTTCCGGGTAATAAAAGTATCTGCCCACTCGCTGAAATCAACTTTTAGGTATTACGGTGCCGAAGATCTTATGAATCTGAGTAAACAGGTTGAGTTGCTGGCTGAACAAGCGCATGACCAGCCAAAAATTGAGCGCCTGTTAAAGGAAATTCAGGAGAAATGGGCAAATGTAGAAAAAGAGTTGACGGCCTACTTTTCGAAACAGAATTAG